The genome window AATCACTATCTTGAATATTTCCAATGTTATTTATGTTTGAGTTGCTATCATCACAACTTACAAAAAGCATTGCTACTAGAAATATAAGAATTTGTTTCATTTTATAATCTCTTTTTTAAGTTATATTTCGGCATTATCTTATCAAAAAAGGAGTTTTTATGGAAAATTACTTTAAACGACAAATTCAGCTTTGGGGAGTTGAAAAACAGCTTTCGCTTCGGGAAAAATCGATTTTAATTGTTGGATCAGGCGGTTTGGGTTCTTCACTCGCTTTAGCTCTTGGTTCTGTGGGGATTGGTCAAATAACTCTAGTTGATTTCGATGAGGTCGAGATTCACAACATTCATCGACAAATCGCTTTTTCATTAAAAGATCAGGGAAGAAGCAAAGCAAAAGTTGTAAAAGAGAGAATTGAGAGCCGAAGCCACTATACAGAAGTCCAGAGTTTTGAAGAGAGTTTTGAAGAGTTTTCAGGTAGAGACTTGGAATTTGATTTGATTTTTGACGGAACAGATAATTTGGATACACGGAATCGAATTGATGAATATGCAAAAAAGATTGGAATTCCTTGGGTTTATGGTTCTGTTGAATCATTTTTTGGATATGTCGGATTTTTTGAAAAAGCACCGTTTCGGACTTTCCAAATTATGGAAAAAGGAGTTTTAGGAGTTGCGGCACCAATGGTAATGCAAGTTGCATCGCTACAAGCAAATATTGGATTGCGATACCTTGTTGGTGAAGATACTTTTAAAGAATCGCTTTACACACTCTCTTTTGAAAATGACGGCTCATTTGCAACAAAAAAATTCAAAATGCCTGTCGAATGATAGAATTTCAGAAAAAGATTTTGTAATTTGAAAAAGAAAATTGGAACAGTAAAAACACTACTTGATGCACTTCCATTTATAAAGCAATTTAGTGGTGAAATCGTAGTTATTAAATACGGAGGTTCAGCACAAACATCTCAAACTTTAAAAGAGAGATTTGCGGAAGATATTTTACTTCTGCACCTCATCGGAATTAGACCTGTGATTGTGCATGGTGGAGGAAGTCGAATCACCGAACTTTTGGAACAGCTGAAAATCGAGACTGAATTTATTGATGGTCAGCGAGTTACTTCTGATGAAGTTATGAGAATTGCGGAAATGGTTTTGAGTGGCGAGATAAATAAGGAAATTGCATCTCTAATAAATCATTTTGGAGCAAAAGCAATTGGGATTTCTGGGAAAGACTCAAATTTTATAACGGCAAAACCTTTTGAAAATGGAAAATTAGGAAGAGTTGGAGTTGTTGAAAAAGTAGATTCTCGAGTAATTCACAAACTTTTAGAAGAGAAATTTATTCCAGTAATTGCACCGATTGGTTCTGGAGAAGAGCTTGGCGACATTGGTTTCAACATAAATGCAGATGTTGCTGCAAGTGCAATTGCTCAAAATATTGGTGCGAAAAAAATTCTCTTCTTAACTGATACTGTTGGAGTTCTTGACAAAGATGGCGAACTAATCCACAGTCTCTCTACCGATGAGGTCAAAAAATTAAAAGAGAACGGCACAATTTACGGCGGAATGATTCCAAAAGTGAATGCTTGTCTTTCAGCTGTAAGTGGTGGAGTTGAAAAAGCCCACATTATTGACGGTCGAGTAGAACACTCAATTCTTCTTGAAATTCTCACATCTGACGGTATCGGAACACAATTCGTAAATTGAGAGCAGACACTTATATTTCAAAAAAATTTCCCGAACTGAGCAGGAATAAAATTCAGAGTTTAATAAAAGATTCTGAAATTCTGCTTGACGGAAAAGTGCTAAAAAAAAGTTCATTCCAAATTGAAAATGAACCAGAAATAGAGTTTCTAAAAAAAGATATTTTTGTTGGTCGAGGTGGGGACAAACTCCACCATTTTTTAGAAAATATAGACTTGGATATTTCAAATTTTGTGGCACTTGATGTTGGTGCTTCGACTGGCGGTTTCACTGAAGTTTTATTAAAAAATGGAGTTGAAAAGGTTTTTGCACTTGATGTTGGAACTTTGCAACTTCACCAAAAACTACGGGAAAATCCAAAAGTGATCTCAATTGAAAATACTGACATTCGGAAATTTGAAACTTCCCAAAAATTTGATTTAATTACCTGTGATGTCTCATTTATCTCTTTGAGTGCAATTCTTTCTGATTTGGTTCGTTTGACAAACAACTATTTGATTTTGCTTTTTAAACCACAATTTGAAGTCGGTAAAAATGTAAAACGGGATTCTCGCGGAGTTGTTCTTGATAAAAAAGCAATTTGGGAAGCAGAACAAAATTTCATTCAAAAATGTGAAAATCTAAATCTAAAACTTTTAGAAAAAAAAGAGTCTGAAATTTCTGGTAAAAAAGGAAATCTTGAAACTTTTTTTCTTTTTAAAATTATGTAAATAACAGATTAAAGCATTTTGATAGAATCTATTAAATTATAAAATTTATAATTACAAATATTAGGAGTTAGATATGAGCAGTGAAAAAGGAAGAATTTTAAAATTCCATATTTTAAGATACAACCCACTTGATAAAAATGACAAACCGCATATGCAAACTTATGAATTAGAGGAGACAATGGGAATGACACTTTTTGTTGCTCTCAATGTTTTAAGAGAGACTCAAGATCACTCTTTGCAATTTGATTTTGTTTGTCGAGCGGGAATTTGTGGTTCATGTGCAATGGTAATTAATGGAAAACCAGATTTAGCTTGTAAAACTTTGACATCAAATTTTCCAAACGGCGAAGTTACACTTATGCC of Thiovulum sp. ES contains these proteins:
- a CDS encoding dinucleotide-utilizing enzyme possibly involved in molybdopterin or thiamin biosynthesis (PFAM: ThiF family) → MENYFKRQIQLWGVEKQLSLREKSILIVGSGGLGSSLALALGSVGIGQITLVDFDEVEIHNIHRQIAFSLKDQGRSKAKVVKERIESRSHYTEVQSFEESFEEFSGRDLEFDLIFDGTDNLDTRNRIDEYAKKIGIPWVYGSVESFFGYVGFFEKAPFRTFQIMEKGVLGVAAPMVMQVASLQANIGLRYLVGEDTFKESLYTLSFENDGSFATKKFKMPVE
- a CDS encoding acetylglutamate kinase (PFAM: Amino acid kinase family~TIGRFAM: acetylglutamate kinase) — encoded protein: MKKKIGTVKTLLDALPFIKQFSGEIVVIKYGGSAQTSQTLKERFAEDILLLHLIGIRPVIVHGGGSRITELLEQLKIETEFIDGQRVTSDEVMRIAEMVLSGEINKEIASLINHFGAKAIGISGKDSNFITAKPFENGKLGRVGVVEKVDSRVIHKLLEEKFIPVIAPIGSGEELGDIGFNINADVAASAIAQNIGAKKILFLTDTVGVLDKDGELIHSLSTDEVKKLKENGTIYGGMIPKVNACLSAVSGGVEKAHIIDGRVEHSILLEILTSDGIGTQFVN
- a CDS encoding hemolysin A (PFAM: FtsJ-like methyltransferase; S4 domain~TIGRFAM: hemolysin TlyA family protein), whose amino-acid sequence is MRADTYISKKFPELSRNKIQSLIKDSEILLDGKVLKKSSFQIENEPEIEFLKKDIFVGRGGDKLHHFLENIDLDISNFVALDVGASTGGFTEVLLKNGVEKVFALDVGTLQLHQKLRENPKVISIENTDIRKFETSQKFDLITCDVSFISLSAILSDLVRLTNNYLILLFKPQFEVGKNVKRDSRGVVLDKKAIWEAEQNFIQKCENLNLKLLEKKESEISGKKGNLETFFLFKIM